Proteins from one Niallia circulans genomic window:
- a CDS encoding YlaI family protein has protein sequence MKVKCVICDKIEDIEENSFQAKRLRNRPIHTYMCKECETRITQNTQKRIDTGNFVLYKSKIKEEEW, from the coding sequence TTGAAAGTGAAATGTGTTATATGCGATAAAATAGAAGATATTGAAGAAAACTCCTTTCAGGCAAAACGACTAAGAAACAGACCCATTCACACATACATGTGCAAAGAATGCGAAACAAGAATAACCCAAAACACCCAAAAACGAATCGACACCGGAAACTTCGTACTCTACAAAAGCAAAATAAAAGAAGAAGAATGGTAA
- a CDS encoding peptidyl-prolyl cis-trans isomerase, whose amino-acid sequence MSQIIQVKGLVTFPITIDPSVWIFDDRKKTSEEIFAPSQAKSELEAYTKEVSKHWDRELLEGARLPEKQPEAKKYKKQEILSGTFYMPLAPFIKNAEPLQDAQQIVIHSANKEHVFPLSIVDEMVLLFCRDGKPILDDGPIYLYFQSKGSDESPIKSITGFELR is encoded by the coding sequence ATGAGCCAAATTATCCAAGTAAAAGGGTTAGTCACTTTTCCGATTACAATTGATCCAAGCGTTTGGATTTTTGATGACCGTAAAAAAACTAGTGAGGAAATATTCGCTCCTAGCCAAGCAAAATCTGAATTGGAGGCATATACGAAAGAGGTATCAAAACACTGGGATCGCGAATTGCTTGAAGGCGCTCGTTTACCTGAAAAACAGCCAGAAGCAAAAAAATACAAAAAGCAAGAAATCCTGTCAGGCACTTTCTACATGCCGCTTGCTCCTTTTATTAAAAACGCTGAACCATTACAAGATGCACAGCAAATTGTCATTCATTCAGCAAACAAGGAACATGTTTTCCCTCTTTCAATCGTGGATGAGATGGTTCTGCTTTTCTGTAGAGACGGTAAGCCAATTCTTGATGATGGTCCCATTTACTTATATTTCCAAAGCAAGGGTTCAGACGAGTCGCCAATAAAATCTATTACAGGGTTTGAACTGAGGTAA
- a CDS encoding YhcN/YlaJ family sporulation lipoprotein, protein MKRGILCTCLILLLAGCSANGDNEAQNHETDNHIANVKNSTINEVNRKSGQEISERLVTLATSIPNVNDATAVVIGRYAIVGIDIKANLDRSEVGSIKYAVAESLKNDPYGANSMIIADPDINARLAEIADDIKDGEPIQGIFNELADITGRVIPELPADVINNDPGSNLKVPDSKLNENEKNQLKEDQDEQSNNHLKD, encoded by the coding sequence ATGAAAAGAGGTATTTTATGCACTTGTCTTATACTGCTGCTTGCTGGCTGTTCAGCAAATGGTGATAACGAAGCTCAAAATCACGAAACGGACAATCATATAGCAAATGTTAAAAATTCAACAATAAATGAAGTAAATCGAAAATCCGGCCAGGAAATTTCCGAGCGTCTCGTAACTTTAGCCACAAGCATCCCAAATGTTAATGATGCCACAGCAGTAGTTATCGGCAGATATGCCATCGTTGGAATTGACATTAAAGCGAACTTGGACCGCTCAGAAGTGGGTTCGATTAAGTACGCAGTAGCCGAAAGCCTTAAAAATGACCCATATGGCGCAAATTCCATGATTATCGCAGATCCAGATATTAATGCTCGCCTGGCAGAAATTGCAGATGACATCAAAGACGGAGAACCCATCCAGGGCATTTTCAATGAATTAGCAGACATAACAGGCAGAGTAATCCCAGAATTGCCTGCAGACGTCATTAATAACGACCCAGGCAGCAACCTGAAGGTGCCAGACAGTAAATTAAACGAAAACGAAAAGAACCAACTAAAAGAAGACCAAGACGAACAATCCAACAACCACCTGAAAGACTAA
- a CDS encoding YlaN family protein, whose translation MTSDMIINHKEKASALLKADAEKILKLIKVQMDNLTMPQCPLYEEVLDTQMFGLSKEIDFAIRLGLVEESVGKKILDELEKELSVLHEASIRK comes from the coding sequence TTGACTTCTGATATGATCATAAATCATAAAGAGAAAGCAAGTGCACTGTTAAAAGCAGATGCTGAAAAAATACTAAAGCTTATAAAAGTTCAAATGGATAACTTAACAATGCCACAATGTCCTTTATATGAGGAAGTTTTGGATACACAAATGTTTGGATTATCTAAAGAGATAGATTTTGCCATCCGTCTAGGGTTAGTGGAAGAAAGTGTCGGCAAGAAGATACTAGATGAATTGGAGAAAGAACTTTCAGTATTGCATGAAGCATCTATAAGAAAATAA
- a CDS encoding PhoH family protein produces the protein MSKIYVLDTNVLLQDPYSIFSFEDNDVVIPAVVLEEVDSKKRYMDEIGRNARQISRLIDNLRESGKLHEKIPLENGGTLRIELNHRSFHQLQEIFVEKTNDNRILAVAKNLSLEEEKKVDGRTVILVSKDTLVRVKADAIGLVSEDFLSDRVVENDHLYTGFTDVQVTLDILNKFYEKGQLLISELGAGYNTGAFYPNQFILLKDVLGSSSSALAMVDASRKYVKKLIFDHEHIWGIRPRNVQQTMAIELLLKKDLPLVTLIGKAGTGKTLLALASGLMQTEDYGDYKKLLVARPIVPMGKDLGYLPGEKEEKLRPWMQPIFDNLEYLFNTKKPGELEAILAGMGSIEVEALTYIRGRSIPDQFIIIDEAQNLSKHEVKTILTRVGEGSKIVLMGDPEQIDHPYLDAFNNGLTYVVERFKDQQIAGHVKLVKGERSGLAQLAADLL, from the coding sequence TTGAGTAAAATTTACGTTTTAGATACAAATGTCTTGTTACAAGACCCTTATTCCATTTTTTCTTTTGAAGACAATGATGTAGTTATCCCAGCAGTAGTTTTAGAAGAAGTAGACAGCAAAAAACGCTACATGGACGAAATAGGGAGGAATGCAAGACAAATATCAAGACTAATTGACAATCTAAGAGAATCAGGAAAACTGCATGAAAAAATACCACTCGAAAATGGCGGTACATTACGAATCGAATTGAACCATCGATCCTTTCATCAGCTGCAGGAAATTTTCGTGGAGAAAACAAATGATAACCGAATTTTAGCTGTTGCTAAAAATTTGTCTCTTGAGGAAGAGAAAAAAGTGGATGGACGAACTGTCATACTTGTCAGCAAGGATACACTTGTACGTGTTAAGGCAGATGCAATCGGCCTTGTATCAGAAGATTTCTTGAGCGACAGGGTGGTAGAAAATGATCATCTATATACTGGGTTTACAGATGTACAAGTAACCTTAGATATTTTGAATAAGTTTTACGAAAAAGGTCAGCTGCTCATATCTGAATTGGGGGCTGGGTATAATACAGGAGCTTTTTATCCGAATCAATTCATCCTACTTAAGGACGTGCTTGGATCCTCCTCCTCGGCGTTGGCAATGGTAGACGCATCGCGAAAATATGTGAAGAAGCTAATCTTTGATCATGAACATATTTGGGGAATTCGTCCAAGAAATGTACAGCAGACAATGGCAATCGAATTGCTGCTAAAAAAAGATTTGCCGTTAGTTACATTAATAGGTAAAGCAGGAACTGGGAAAACATTGCTTGCATTAGCATCAGGGCTTATGCAAACAGAGGATTATGGAGATTATAAAAAACTGCTTGTCGCAAGACCGATTGTACCAATGGGGAAAGACTTAGGATATCTTCCAGGTGAAAAGGAGGAAAAGCTGAGACCTTGGATGCAGCCGATCTTTGATAATCTGGAGTATCTTTTCAATACGAAAAAGCCGGGAGAACTAGAAGCAATCCTTGCCGGCATGGGATCTATAGAGGTAGAGGCACTGACTTATATAAGAGGAAGAAGCATACCTGATCAATTTATTATCATTGATGAAGCGCAAAACTTATCTAAGCATGAAGTAAAAACAATCCTAACTCGAGTTGGGGAAGGAAGTAAAATTGTCCTTATGGGTGACCCTGAACAAATTGACCATCCATATTTAGATGCCTTTAACAATGGGTTAACCTATGTGGTTGAGCGTTTTAAAGATCAGCAAATTGCTGGTCATGTCAAGCTTGTAAAGGGAGAACGCTCTGGTTTAGCACAATTAGCTGCAGATCTGCTGTAA
- a CDS encoding inositol monophosphatase family protein: MTNWEEVDTYAKLWIKEAGERIKKSFSEDFVVETKSNKNDLVTEIDKGTEQFFITKIKEVYPNHHILGEEGMSSRVENLDGVVWIIDPIDGTMNFVHMQRDFAISIGIYENGVGQIGLIYDVVADELYHVKKGQGVYMNETKLKPLVPVKVEEAIIGLNATWVTANKRIDPKYLSPLTKDARGTRSFGSACLELAYIAAGRMDAYITLRLSPWDYAAGKIMVEELGGKVTSLRNEKLDMLTQNSFFASKPELHEEILQKYLENGQW; the protein is encoded by the coding sequence ATGACAAATTGGGAAGAAGTCGATACATATGCGAAACTTTGGATTAAAGAAGCTGGAGAGAGAATTAAGAAATCCTTTTCCGAAGACTTTGTTGTTGAAACAAAGTCTAATAAGAATGATTTGGTGACGGAAATAGATAAAGGAACAGAACAATTCTTTATAACGAAAATAAAAGAGGTATATCCAAATCATCATATTCTCGGAGAAGAAGGCATGTCTTCAAGAGTTGAGAATCTTGATGGGGTAGTTTGGATTATTGATCCGATTGATGGAACAATGAATTTTGTCCACATGCAAAGAGATTTTGCCATATCCATCGGAATTTATGAGAATGGCGTCGGTCAAATTGGTCTCATTTACGATGTTGTCGCAGACGAGCTATACCACGTCAAAAAAGGACAAGGCGTATATATGAACGAAACGAAATTGAAGCCGTTAGTGCCTGTTAAAGTAGAAGAAGCAATTATCGGTTTAAATGCAACATGGGTAACCGCAAACAAAAGAATCGACCCGAAGTATCTTTCGCCACTAACGAAGGATGCAAGAGGCACTCGTTCTTTTGGATCTGCTTGTCTGGAGCTTGCCTATATAGCAGCAGGGCGAATGGATGCCTATATAACGCTTAGACTGTCTCCGTGGGATTACGCAGCAGGAAAAATCATGGTAGAGGAGCTTGGCGGGAAAGTCACAAGTCTTCGAAATGAAAAGCTCGATATGCTAACACAAAATTCATTTTTTGCCTCAAAACCAGAACTGCATGAAGAGATCCTCCAGAAATATTTGGAAAATGGACAATGGTAA
- a CDS encoding YktB family protein, which translates to MKFNGFNQNDFETFTIDGLEERMEAIQTRIQPKFKEIGQELTDSLSAKIGSEMHLHIAKHARRTVNPPKDTWLAIAGNKRGYKQHPHFQLGLFDDHVFIWLAYIYELPHKSSIATTFLKNIDQFSTDIPNDFVVSMDHMKKESSPISEIDLEKTLVRFRDVKKAEFLVGKQIAANDPILKDGPRFAELVESTYETLLPFYKLSF; encoded by the coding sequence ATGAAATTTAACGGTTTTAATCAAAATGATTTCGAAACATTTACAATAGATGGATTGGAAGAAAGAATGGAAGCAATCCAAACTCGTATCCAGCCTAAATTCAAAGAAATTGGACAGGAGCTGACAGACAGCCTGTCTGCAAAAATCGGCAGTGAAATGCATCTCCATATTGCCAAGCACGCACGCCGCACTGTTAACCCGCCAAAAGATACTTGGCTTGCAATTGCAGGAAATAAACGCGGGTATAAGCAGCATCCTCATTTTCAGTTAGGCTTATTTGATGATCATGTGTTTATATGGCTTGCTTATATTTATGAGCTACCGCACAAAAGCAGCATTGCAACTACTTTTTTAAAAAACATCGATCAGTTCTCCACTGATATTCCTAATGATTTCGTTGTATCAATGGATCATATGAAAAAAGAGTCCTCTCCTATTTCGGAAATTGACTTGGAGAAAACGTTAGTAAGGTTTAGAGATGTTAAGAAGGCAGAATTTCTTGTTGGAAAACAAATCGCTGCAAATGACCCAATATTAAAAGACGGACCAAGGTTTGCTGAATTGGTGGAAAGCACCTATGAAACATTGCTGCCATTTTATAAACTGTCCTTCTAA
- the typA gene encoding translational GTPase TypA, which produces MKIREDIRNIAIIAHVDHGKTTLVDQLLKQSGTFRTNEHVDERAMDSNDLERERGITILAKNTAIQYKDTRINILDTPGHADFGGEVERIMKMVDGVLLVVDAYEGCMPQTRFVLKKALEQNLTPIVVVNKIDRDFARPTEVIDEVLDLFIELDASEEQLEFPVIYASAINGTASTNHEKQDENMQSLYDAVVEHIPAPIDNRDEPLQFQVSLLDYNDYVGRIGIGRVFRGTMKVGQQVALMKLDGSVKQFRVTKIFGFFGLKRQEVEEAYAGDLIAVSGMEDINVGETVCPVEHQEALPVLRIDEPTLQMTFLVNNSPFAGREGKYLTSRKIEERLRAQLETDVSLRVENTDSPDAWTVSGRGELHLSILIENMRREGYELQVSKPEVIVRTIDGVRCEPIERVQIDVPEEHTGSVMESIGARKGEMLDMINNGNGQVRLIFNVPARGLIGYTTEFLTLTRGYGIINHTFDSYQPMASGQVGGRRQGVLVSMESGKASTYGIMQVEDRGIIFVESGTEIYEGMIVGEHTRENDITVNITKVKQATNIRSANKDQTSTMKKPRIMTLEESLEYLNEDEYCEVTPESIRLRKKILDKSERERVTKKKKLADQ; this is translated from the coding sequence TTGAAGATTAGAGAAGATATTCGTAATATCGCTATTATTGCCCACGTTGACCATGGGAAAACAACACTAGTTGACCAATTGTTAAAACAATCTGGTACATTTCGTACAAATGAACATGTAGATGAGCGTGCAATGGATTCAAACGATCTAGAAAGAGAACGCGGTATTACAATCCTTGCAAAAAATACTGCCATTCAATATAAAGATACACGAATCAACATCTTGGATACTCCAGGACATGCTGACTTCGGTGGAGAAGTAGAACGTATCATGAAAATGGTTGACGGTGTACTTCTTGTTGTTGATGCATATGAAGGCTGTATGCCACAAACACGTTTCGTGCTTAAAAAAGCTCTTGAGCAAAACTTAACACCAATCGTTGTCGTTAACAAAATTGACCGTGATTTCGCGCGTCCAACAGAAGTTATCGACGAAGTGCTTGACTTGTTCATCGAGCTTGATGCTTCAGAAGAGCAACTTGAGTTCCCAGTTATCTATGCTTCTGCTATTAACGGAACCGCTAGCACAAACCATGAGAAACAAGATGAAAACATGCAATCATTATATGATGCAGTTGTTGAGCATATTCCAGCTCCAATTGATAACAGAGATGAGCCGCTTCAATTCCAAGTATCTCTTCTTGACTATAACGACTATGTTGGACGTATCGGAATTGGCCGTGTATTCCGCGGAACAATGAAAGTAGGTCAGCAAGTTGCTTTAATGAAGCTTGATGGATCTGTAAAACAATTCCGTGTAACGAAAATTTTCGGTTTCTTCGGTCTGAAAAGACAAGAAGTAGAAGAAGCTTATGCTGGTGATCTAATCGCCGTTTCCGGAATGGAAGACATCAACGTTGGGGAAACAGTTTGTCCTGTTGAGCATCAAGAAGCATTGCCAGTATTGCGCATTGATGAGCCAACATTGCAAATGACATTCCTTGTTAACAACAGCCCATTTGCTGGTAGAGAAGGTAAATACCTAACTTCAAGAAAAATTGAAGAAAGACTACGTGCACAATTGGAAACTGATGTTAGCTTACGTGTAGAAAACACAGATTCTCCTGACGCTTGGACTGTATCTGGCCGTGGTGAATTGCATTTGTCAATCCTTATTGAAAACATGCGTCGTGAAGGTTATGAGCTTCAAGTTTCTAAACCAGAAGTTATCGTTCGTACTATTGATGGTGTTCGTTGTGAGCCAATCGAGCGCGTACAAATCGATGTACCTGAAGAGCATACTGGAAGCGTAATGGAATCAATCGGTGCCCGTAAAGGTGAAATGCTTGATATGATTAACAACGGTAACGGTCAAGTTCGTTTGATCTTCAACGTGCCTGCACGTGGATTAATCGGTTATACAACTGAGTTCTTAACACTTACTCGCGGTTACGGAATCATTAACCATACATTTGACAGCTACCAGCCAATGGCATCAGGCCAAGTCGGCGGAAGACGTCAAGGTGTTCTTGTAAGTATGGAATCAGGTAAAGCATCTACTTACGGTATCATGCAAGTAGAAGACCGCGGAATCATCTTCGTAGAATCTGGTACAGAAATCTATGAGGGTATGATTGTCGGAGAACACACTCGTGAAAATGACATCACTGTTAATATCACAAAAGTGAAACAAGCGACAAACATCCGTTCTGCTAACAAAGACCAAACATCAACAATGAAAAAACCAAGAATCATGACACTTGAGGAATCTTTAGAATACTTGAATGAAGATGAGTATTGTGAAGTAACTCCTGAATCGATCCGCCTTCGTAAGAAGATTCTGGATAAATCAGAACGTGAGCGTGTAACTAAAAAGAAAAAGCTTGCTGATCAATAA
- a CDS encoding UPF0223 family protein codes for MEYQYPIDLDWTTEEIVDVVKFFECIELAYEKGIEKDALMEQYKVFKKIVPGKAQEKNVCDEFEESSGYSTYRTIKKAKEAEAGAKIKMP; via the coding sequence ATGGAATACCAATACCCGATTGATCTTGATTGGACAACTGAAGAAATAGTGGACGTCGTAAAGTTTTTTGAATGTATAGAATTGGCTTATGAAAAGGGCATTGAAAAGGATGCACTTATGGAGCAATACAAGGTTTTCAAAAAAATTGTACCAGGTAAAGCGCAAGAGAAGAATGTGTGTGATGAATTTGAGGAAAGCAGCGGCTATTCTACATACCGTACTATAAAAAAGGCGAAGGAAGCAGAGGCTGGAGCAAAAATAAAAATGCCTTAA